In Shouchella patagoniensis, the following are encoded in one genomic region:
- a CDS encoding winged helix-turn-helix transcriptional regulator — protein sequence MKINPKQCRVDQALSILIGKWKPLILLHLLANGTTRFGAFQRAIPEITPKVLTKQLRELEEEEIIDRIVYSEIPPKVEYSISAYGKTLEPVLTAMHEWGESHADRKQ from the coding sequence ATGAAAATTAACCCCAAACAATGCCGTGTTGATCAAGCTCTTAGCATACTCATAGGTAAATGGAAACCGCTTATTTTACTACACTTGCTCGCTAATGGAACAACAAGATTTGGCGCATTTCAGCGCGCTATTCCAGAAATTACACCTAAAGTATTAACGAAACAACTAAGAGAACTAGAAGAAGAAGAAATCATCGATCGAATTGTCTACTCAGAAATTCCTCCAAAAGTCGAATATTCAATTAGTGCATATGGAAAAACGCTCGAACCCGTGCTTACAGCAATGCACGAATGGGGTGAGTCCCACGCAGACCGAAAACAGTAA
- a CDS encoding LLM class flavin-dependent oxidoreductase — MNRIDQSNGLEFGIYTLGDHLPNPHTGEHISAEQRVKEIIEFAKLADQAGLDFFSVGESHQDYFATQAHSVVLAAIAQATKNIKIGSSSTIISTSDPVRVYEDFATVDLISGGRAEIIAGRASRVGLYDLLGYNLRDYEALFEEKFDLLRKINEEEVVNWSGEFRAPLNDARVIPRPKEGKLPIWRAVGGTPASAIKAGYAGVPMFLAHLAGPTAVFKRSIDAYRAALTEGGHDPVDFPIATAGLFFAAETTQEAQRTYYPHVNEGIKLTNGQGFSKRAFAQGEDVRDVLAVGSPQQIIEKILYQHEMYGHQRYIAQLDFGGVPFEQIRKNIELIATEVLPAIRKYTKEGS, encoded by the coding sequence ATGAATCGAATAGATCAAAGCAATGGGCTGGAATTCGGCATATATACATTAGGTGATCATTTACCTAATCCACATACTGGAGAACATATCTCCGCCGAGCAACGTGTAAAGGAAATTATTGAGTTTGCAAAGCTTGCTGATCAAGCGGGTTTAGATTTCTTTAGTGTGGGAGAAAGTCATCAGGATTATTTTGCAACACAGGCGCATTCGGTTGTATTAGCGGCGATTGCTCAAGCGACAAAAAACATTAAGATTGGAAGCTCTTCTACAATTATTAGTACGTCTGATCCTGTTCGGGTCTATGAAGATTTTGCAACAGTCGATTTAATTTCTGGTGGCCGTGCTGAAATTATTGCTGGACGAGCATCTCGTGTTGGTTTGTATGATTTGCTTGGGTATAACTTGCGCGATTATGAAGCATTGTTTGAAGAGAAATTTGATCTGCTGCGTAAAATTAATGAAGAAGAAGTTGTGAATTGGAGCGGTGAATTCAGGGCACCTCTGAATGATGCGCGGGTGATACCACGACCAAAAGAAGGAAAGCTCCCAATTTGGCGTGCGGTTGGAGGTACTCCGGCGAGTGCCATTAAAGCTGGTTATGCAGGGGTGCCTATGTTCCTTGCACATTTGGCAGGACCTACTGCTGTCTTTAAGCGTTCGATTGATGCGTATCGTGCTGCATTAACTGAAGGTGGACATGACCCAGTTGATTTCCCGATCGCGACAGCAGGACTTTTCTTTGCTGCAGAAACGACGCAAGAGGCGCAACGAACGTATTACCCACATGTAAATGAAGGGATTAAATTGACGAATGGTCAAGGTTTTTCAAAGCGGGCTTTTGCACAAGGGGAAGATGTTCGGGATGTATTGGCTGTCGGAAGTCCACAACAAATTATTGAAAAGATTCTTTATCAACATGAGATGTATGGGCATCAACGATATATCGCCCAACTTGATTTTGGTGGAGTGCCGTTTGAGCAAATTCGAAAAAACATCGAATTAATTGC